From Glycine soja cultivar W05 chromosome 4, ASM419377v2, whole genome shotgun sequence, the proteins below share one genomic window:
- the LOC114408648 gene encoding uncharacterized protein LOC114408648 isoform X1, which yields MRKRGSHEYDGDSGNTNSKRHLLLWILAAVILIALWSMFAGSVTLKWSLSNNDDLDSTILEDLDVLEVEEREKVVRHMWDLYSHTNTKSVGLPKFWWEAFEAAYQQLVSDVPAVRDAAVSEIAKMSLRSLPIQIQSHSVFSFHDEHVQSITASRKIKQAKSRTGQ from the exons ATGAGAAAGAGAGGGAGCCATGAATATGATGGTGATTCTGGAAACACCAACAGCAAGAGGCACTTGTTGTTATGGATCTTAGCTGCGGTTATCCTCATTGCTCTTTGGTCCATGTTTGCTGGCTCCGTCACCCTCAAATGGTCCTTGAGCAACAACGATGACTTGGATTCTACCATTCTTGAAGACCTCGATGTGCTG GAagtggaagagagagagaaggtggTGAGGCACATGTGGGATTTGTACAGTCACACGAACACGAAGTCCGTTGGATTACCCAAGTTTTGGTGGGAAGCTTTTGAAGCTGCTTACCAGCAATTGGTGAGTGATGTCCCTGCCGTCCGAGACGCCGCCGTTTCAGAAATTGCCAAGATGTCTCTGCGATCTCTTCCTATTCAAATTCAATCACACTCG GTTTTCTCTTTTCATGATGAGCATGTGCAGAGCATCACGgcttcaagaaaaataaagcaaGCAAAGAGTAGGACAGGACAGTGA
- the LOC114408648 gene encoding uncharacterized protein LOC114408648 isoform X2 — protein sequence MRKRGSHEYDGDSGNTNSKRHLLLWILAAVILIALWSMFAGSVTLKWSLSNNDDLDSTILEDLDVLEVEEREKVVRHMWDLYSHTNTKSVGLPKFWWEAFEAAYQQLVSDVPAVRDAAVSEIAKMSLRSLPIQIQSHSSITASRKIKQAKSRTGQ from the exons ATGAGAAAGAGAGGGAGCCATGAATATGATGGTGATTCTGGAAACACCAACAGCAAGAGGCACTTGTTGTTATGGATCTTAGCTGCGGTTATCCTCATTGCTCTTTGGTCCATGTTTGCTGGCTCCGTCACCCTCAAATGGTCCTTGAGCAACAACGATGACTTGGATTCTACCATTCTTGAAGACCTCGATGTGCTG GAagtggaagagagagagaaggtggTGAGGCACATGTGGGATTTGTACAGTCACACGAACACGAAGTCCGTTGGATTACCCAAGTTTTGGTGGGAAGCTTTTGAAGCTGCTTACCAGCAATTGGTGAGTGATGTCCCTGCCGTCCGAGACGCCGCCGTTTCAGAAATTGCCAAGATGTCTCTGCGATCTCTTCCTATTCAAATTCAATCACACTCG AGCATCACGgcttcaagaaaaataaagcaaGCAAAGAGTAGGACAGGACAGTGA